One segment of Gemmatimonadota bacterium DNA contains the following:
- a CDS encoding ATP-binding protein produces MTTFFSLSDTRWQAVLEPRRFLRWIYVARLSVAAAIFIAAIWWWPLAGFETTLAQKTLVATLSFVGAFGFTSASFFWSDIQRRPISEAFLYSQCIVDLLVVTAVVHLTGGERSGFAALYILVNAGAALLFPIGGALLIALLGIVIYLADAISFTDGQLAFDFWLQLVVFSAVAIITAYISARLREAGQGTQRLAAELKSVRLREKDILDNIRSGILTVDDAGGLLFANPFAEELIGVPLSTRIGEPILDVLRTAMPVLADALSAAIVSRTVTSRTEGLVVRAEETFPVGITTTSSEGDGDNAWRTTTAIFNDISDQKRLELLHLRAQRLEAVAELSASLAHEIKNPLASIRSAVEQMSRRPAANDDERTLGGLIVRESDRLSRLLSEFLDFARVRVTRRDAVDLNAVVRMAAAVASQHPDCAEGASVELDIPSHLPPMQGDEDLLHQAFFNLILNALQATAPGTVVQVKGMVASASQLPSGVAFPAGALGVVIQDQGSGIPAEVQARLFEPFTTTKPGGTGLGLAITHRSVEAHAGLVLVDSTPQGTRFTVYLPVATDPGVSQ; encoded by the coding sequence ATGACGACATTCTTTTCGCTCTCTGACACCAGATGGCAGGCGGTGCTGGAGCCCAGACGCTTCCTGCGCTGGATTTATGTCGCTCGCCTATCGGTGGCCGCCGCCATTTTCATCGCCGCCATCTGGTGGTGGCCGTTGGCCGGCTTCGAAACCACGCTCGCGCAGAAGACGCTCGTCGCCACCTTGAGTTTCGTCGGCGCCTTCGGCTTCACGAGCGCGTCGTTCTTCTGGAGCGACATTCAGCGCCGTCCGATCAGCGAGGCGTTCCTCTACTCGCAGTGCATCGTCGACTTGCTCGTCGTGACCGCCGTGGTGCACCTCACGGGCGGCGAGCGCTCGGGCTTTGCCGCGCTCTACATCCTCGTCAATGCTGGCGCCGCGCTGCTCTTTCCGATTGGCGGCGCTCTGCTCATCGCACTGTTGGGCATCGTCATCTACCTCGCCGATGCCATTTCGTTTACCGACGGCCAGCTGGCCTTCGACTTCTGGTTGCAGCTCGTCGTCTTCTCCGCCGTCGCCATCATTACCGCGTACATCAGCGCGCGACTGCGCGAGGCGGGGCAGGGTACCCAGCGACTCGCCGCCGAACTCAAGAGCGTGCGGCTGCGTGAAAAGGACATTCTCGACAATATCCGGAGCGGCATTCTCACCGTAGACGATGCCGGCGGGCTCTTGTTCGCGAATCCGTTCGCCGAGGAACTGATCGGCGTTCCGCTCAGCACGCGCATCGGGGAACCGATTCTCGACGTGCTCCGCACGGCCATGCCGGTGCTGGCCGACGCCCTCAGCGCGGCCATCGTCTCGCGCACCGTCACCTCGCGCACCGAAGGCCTCGTCGTGCGTGCCGAGGAAACCTTCCCGGTGGGGATCACCACCACGTCGTCCGAAGGCGATGGCGACAATGCGTGGCGCACCACCACCGCCATTTTCAACGATATCTCCGACCAGAAGCGCCTCGAGTTACTGCATTTGCGCGCGCAGCGCCTCGAAGCGGTGGCCGAGCTTTCGGCGTCGCTCGCGCACGAAATCAAGAATCCACTCGCCTCCATTCGTAGCGCGGTCGAACAGATGTCGCGTCGGCCGGCGGCCAATGACGACGAACGAACCCTTGGTGGATTAATCGTCCGCGAGAGCGACCGACTCTCGCGGCTGCTCTCGGAGTTTCTCGACTTTGCGCGGGTGCGCGTGACGCGTCGCGACGCGGTGGACCTCAATGCGGTCGTGCGCATGGCGGCGGCGGTTGCCAGTCAGCATCCAGACTGCGCAGAAGGTGCGTCCGTTGAGCTCGATATTCCCTCGCACCTGCCTCCGATGCAGGGCGATGAAGACCTACTCCATCAGGCGTTCTTCAACCTCATCCTCAACGCGCTACAAGCGACCGCTCCTGGCACTGTCGTCCAGGTGAAAGGGATGGTCGCCTCCGCCTCGCAGCTGCCCAGCGGCGTCGCCTTCCCCGCGGGTGCGCTCGGCGTTGTCATTCAGGATCAGGGCAGTGGGATTCCCGCCGAGGTGCAGGCGCGCCTGTTTGAACCGTTCACGACGACCAAGCCCGGTGGCACCGGGCTCGGGCTCGCCATTACGCACCGCTCGGTCGAGGCGCACGCCGGGCTCGTGTTGGTGGACAGCACGCCGCAGGGCACCCGCTTTACCGTCTACTTGCCGGTCGCCACCGACCCTGGAGTTTCGCAGTGA
- the arfB gene encoding alternative ribosome rescue aminoacyl-tRNA hydrolase ArfB translates to MSTRDETSPHAETPDRGLEVRPGLWIPWRELEVRATKSGGPGGQHVNTSSTRIELVWNVRTTSVLDEAARGLLLTAIASRLDSAGCLRIVASDTRSQKQNRELAEARLAALVARGLVVPRRRKKTKPTRGSVERRLSTKRRHADKKSNRRRENDD, encoded by the coding sequence ATGAGCACACGCGACGAGACCTCCCCACACGCCGAAACCCCTGACCGGGGACTGGAAGTGCGCCCCGGCCTTTGGATTCCGTGGCGGGAGTTGGAGGTTCGCGCGACGAAGAGTGGTGGGCCGGGCGGCCAGCATGTGAACACGTCGTCCACCCGAATCGAGCTGGTGTGGAACGTGCGCACTACCAGCGTACTCGATGAGGCGGCACGCGGGCTCCTGCTGACCGCGATTGCGTCCCGGTTGGACAGTGCCGGATGCTTACGCATTGTGGCGAGCGACACGCGGAGCCAGAAGCAAAATCGCGAGCTCGCCGAAGCGCGATTGGCGGCGCTCGTGGCACGCGGCCTCGTGGTGCCGCGGCGGCGCAAGAAGACAAAGCCCACGCGTGGATCCGTCGAACGGCGTCTCTCGACGAAGCGCCGCCATGCCGACAAGAAGAGCAACCGACGCCGGGAGAATGACGACTGA
- a CDS encoding SulP family inorganic anion transporter yields the protein MLVPKLWSTLRGYNRQLFAADATAGVIVGIVALPLSIAFAIASGLGPQAGLYTAIIAGFLISALGGSRVQIGGPTGAFVVIVYGIVQKYGVDGLTVATIMAGVILIILGLAKLGGAIKFIPHPVVTGFTSGIAVIIFSGQMRDFFGLAMKSVPAEFIGKVEALAEHANTGSPWAIAIALATVLIVTFGPRVTTKVPSPFVALIATTALVQLAGLPLETIGSRFGGIDASFPHPHWPSISLHDLTQLVAPAFTIAMLGGIESLLSAVVADGMIGTRHRSNMELVAQGVANVVTPLFGGIPATGAIARTATNIKAGGRTPIAGIVHALTLLVITLFFGRWAALIPMATLAGILVVVAYHMSEWRTFRATLRAPRSDVAVLLTTFGLTVLVDLTVALGVGMVLASFLFMRKMAEVTQVAAVTDMFTDREGEDAQGVALRSVPKGVEIYEIDGPFFFGAAEKFKETIASMARPPRVLILRMRKVGLLDATGIALIRDLSQKGRHDGTTLVLSGLHSQPMVALTNSDLLDVIGEDNCVGDIDDAIARAAVLMAAPVPPRR from the coding sequence ATGTTGGTCCCTAAACTTTGGTCCACCCTGCGTGGCTACAATCGCCAGCTGTTCGCGGCCGACGCCACGGCGGGGGTGATCGTAGGAATTGTCGCGCTGCCGCTGTCGATTGCCTTTGCGATTGCGAGCGGACTGGGGCCGCAGGCCGGGCTCTACACCGCCATCATCGCCGGCTTCCTGATTTCGGCGCTCGGCGGCTCGCGCGTGCAGATCGGCGGGCCGACGGGCGCGTTCGTCGTCATCGTGTATGGCATCGTCCAGAAATACGGCGTGGACGGCTTGACGGTTGCCACCATCATGGCTGGCGTCATTCTCATTATTCTTGGCCTCGCCAAACTCGGTGGGGCGATCAAGTTCATTCCGCATCCGGTGGTCACCGGTTTCACGAGCGGCATTGCGGTGATCATTTTCAGCGGGCAGATGCGCGATTTCTTTGGCCTCGCCATGAAGTCGGTTCCGGCCGAGTTCATTGGCAAGGTGGAGGCGCTCGCCGAGCATGCGAACACCGGCAGCCCGTGGGCGATCGCTATTGCACTCGCGACCGTACTGATCGTGACATTTGGACCGCGCGTCACCACGAAAGTCCCATCGCCCTTTGTGGCGTTGATTGCGACAACGGCACTCGTGCAACTGGCCGGATTGCCACTGGAAACAATTGGCAGTCGCTTTGGCGGTATTGATGCGTCGTTTCCGCATCCGCACTGGCCGTCGATTTCGCTGCACGATCTCACGCAGTTGGTGGCGCCCGCGTTCACGATCGCGATGCTCGGCGGCATAGAATCGTTGTTGTCGGCGGTGGTGGCCGACGGCATGATTGGCACGCGCCACCGCTCGAATATGGAACTCGTGGCGCAAGGCGTGGCGAATGTGGTCACGCCGCTCTTCGGTGGAATTCCGGCGACCGGTGCGATTGCGCGCACCGCGACCAACATCAAAGCCGGCGGCCGCACGCCGATTGCCGGCATTGTGCATGCGCTGACGCTGCTCGTGATCACCCTGTTCTTTGGCCGGTGGGCCGCGCTCATTCCGATGGCGACGCTCGCCGGGATTCTCGTGGTGGTCGCCTACCACATGAGCGAGTGGAGGACCTTTCGCGCCACGCTGCGCGCGCCGCGCAGTGACGTCGCCGTCCTACTCACCACCTTCGGCCTGACGGTACTGGTGGATCTCACCGTGGCACTGGGCGTGGGGATGGTGCTGGCGTCGTTCCTCTTTATGCGGAAGATGGCCGAGGTGACGCAGGTCGCCGCAGTGACCGACATGTTCACCGATCGCGAGGGCGAAGACGCGCAGGGCGTGGCGCTGCGCTCGGTGCCGAAGGGTGTGGAGATTTATGAAATCGACGGACCGTTCTTCTTTGGCGCCGCCGAAAAATTCAAGGAAACGATCGCCTCGATGGCGCGCCCACCGCGCGTCCTGATTTTGCGTATGCGCAAAGTGGGGCTGCTCGACGCCACGGGGATCGCGCTGATTCGCGATCTCTCGCAGAAGGGGCGCCACGACGGCACCACCCTCGTGCTCTCGGGCCTGCATTCACAGCCGATGGTCGCGCTCACGAACTCCGACCTGCTCGACGTGATTGGCGAAGACAACTGCGTCGGCGACATCGACGACGCCATTGCTCGCGCGGCCGTACTGATGGCCGCGCCCGTGCCCCCGCGCCGCTAG
- a CDS encoding zinc-dependent metalloprotease — MFRRVSTVLALAAFALTSSLVAQQSSAPPAPAAAVPAAPVATTIAARTAGFEKRDGFVPLYLNDRTGALYLEIPRDSTRVLFMTTLATGFGSNALGLDRGSGGGVRVARFEKTGERVFVVFENTQFRSSGNADQQRAVAEAFSNSTVAALPIIAEEGGRLLVDATDLVLRDWNEIAGTFARNRQGTYVVARDRSRFYKPYTKAFPDNTEIDVALTLAATGDAGGGLGRLAPDARALNFRQHITLLRLPDTAFRPRVADPRVGFFGVTFKDYAQPIQAQLEQTWAARHRLERVNPNDASSPIKNPIVYYVDRGIPEPLRTATLQGVAFWSEAFDRAGLKGGFKVELLPEGVDPMDARYNVVQWINRNERGWSVGGALTDPRTGEMIKGMARMDSHRNRTDYSIYAAFMGADAAAADTAFVLSRIRQVSAHEVGHTLGLQHNYIASTYERGSVMDYPAPRVLLKNGEIDISTAYASGPGAYDVWAIHWGYGVFPPASERDTLAAIVADGLKKNYLYLSDGDARPESAADPRTNLWDDAATASDFLRNQSDTRRVAISRFGLLNIRAGEPLAILQDRFPLVYFFHRFAINAVTKTLGGLEYANALKGDGQQATRIISPARQRDAIKQLLSALDPRELAIPDTLLTLFAPRLDAGGNVELIGERTEPAFDELGAARSLAQMIVDGILQRERAARMVQYAARTPNGFSLQEAMRTLVKGTWDAPVNASGKLAAIQRVTQRAVADRMILLAADKEASPEVRAIAEFELVQLRAAATAKSASATTDDGRAHWRAIATAIARYAEKGELPVLTPALRPPPGDPFGEPTP, encoded by the coding sequence ATGTTCCGTCGTGTCTCCACCGTGTTGGCCCTCGCGGCTTTCGCGTTGACCTCCTCACTCGTCGCGCAACAGTCGTCCGCACCGCCGGCACCAGCGGCAGCCGTCCCGGCCGCACCGGTCGCCACGACGATCGCGGCGCGCACCGCCGGGTTCGAAAAGCGCGACGGCTTCGTGCCGCTCTATCTCAACGATCGCACCGGCGCGCTCTACCTCGAGATTCCGCGCGACTCCACGCGCGTGCTCTTCATGACCACGCTCGCCACAGGCTTTGGCTCAAACGCGCTCGGCCTCGACCGTGGTTCGGGCGGCGGCGTGCGCGTCGCGCGATTTGAAAAAACGGGGGAGCGCGTCTTTGTCGTGTTCGAGAACACTCAGTTCCGCTCGAGCGGCAACGCCGATCAACAACGCGCCGTCGCCGAAGCGTTTTCGAACAGCACGGTCGCGGCGCTACCGATTATCGCCGAGGAAGGCGGACGACTGCTGGTGGACGCCACCGATCTCGTGCTGCGCGACTGGAATGAGATTGCCGGCACCTTCGCGCGGAATCGCCAAGGCACATATGTCGTTGCGCGTGACCGCTCGCGCTTCTACAAGCCCTATACCAAAGCATTTCCCGACAACACCGAGATCGACGTGGCGCTGACCCTCGCTGCCACGGGCGACGCCGGTGGCGGGCTCGGCCGACTCGCCCCAGACGCGCGTGCGCTCAACTTCCGCCAGCACATCACACTCCTGCGTCTGCCCGATACCGCATTTCGTCCCCGCGTGGCCGACCCGCGTGTCGGATTCTTTGGCGTCACCTTCAAAGATTATGCGCAGCCCATTCAGGCACAGCTCGAACAAACGTGGGCCGCACGCCATCGGCTGGAGCGCGTCAATCCCAACGACGCCTCGAGTCCCATCAAGAATCCCATTGTCTACTACGTGGACCGCGGCATTCCCGAACCCCTCCGCACCGCCACGCTGCAGGGCGTCGCGTTCTGGAGCGAAGCGTTTGACCGCGCCGGATTGAAGGGCGGCTTCAAGGTCGAGCTGCTCCCCGAGGGCGTGGATCCCATGGACGCGCGGTACAACGTGGTGCAGTGGATCAATCGCAACGAACGCGGCTGGAGCGTCGGTGGCGCGCTCACCGACCCGCGCACGGGCGAGATGATCAAGGGGATGGCGCGTATGGACTCACATCGCAATCGCACCGACTACAGCATCTACGCCGCCTTCATGGGCGCCGATGCAGCCGCAGCCGACACCGCCTTTGTGCTCTCACGCATTCGCCAGGTGAGTGCGCACGAAGTGGGGCACACCCTCGGCTTACAGCACAACTACATCGCGAGCACCTACGAACGCGGCTCGGTTATGGATTATCCCGCACCGCGTGTGCTGCTGAAGAACGGGGAGATCGACATCAGCACCGCCTACGCCTCCGGCCCTGGCGCGTACGATGTGTGGGCCATCCACTGGGGCTACGGTGTCTTTCCTCCGGCCTCGGAGCGCGACACCCTCGCCGCCATTGTCGCGGACGGCCTCAAAAAGAATTATCTGTACTTGAGCGACGGCGACGCGCGCCCCGAGAGCGCCGCGGATCCGCGCACCAACCTGTGGGACGATGCCGCGACCGCCAGCGATTTCCTGCGCAATCAAAGCGACACACGCCGCGTGGCCATCAGTCGGTTTGGCCTGCTCAATATTCGCGCGGGAGAGCCGCTCGCCATTCTGCAGGACCGCTTTCCGCTCGTCTACTTCTTTCACCGCTTTGCCATTAACGCGGTCACCAAAACGCTCGGCGGCCTCGAGTACGCCAACGCCCTCAAGGGCGACGGCCAACAGGCCACGCGCATCATCAGTCCGGCACGTCAGCGCGACGCCATCAAGCAGTTGCTCTCGGCACTCGACCCGCGCGAACTCGCCATTCCCGACACGCTCCTCACCCTCTTTGCGCCGCGCCTCGATGCGGGCGGCAATGTGGAACTCATTGGCGAACGCACCGAGCCAGCCTTCGACGAACTGGGTGCCGCGCGTTCGCTCGCCCAAATGATTGTGGATGGTATTCTGCAGCGCGAGCGCGCCGCCCGCATGGTGCAATACGCCGCTCGCACGCCCAATGGCTTTAGTCTGCAAGAAGCCATGCGCACGCTCGTCAAAGGCACCTGGGATGCGCCGGTCAATGCGAGCGGTAAGCTCGCCGCCATTCAGCGCGTAACGCAGCGCGCCGTAGCCGATCGGATGATTCTGCTCGCGGCCGACAAAGAAGCGTCGCCCGAAGTACGCGCCATCGCGGAGTTTGAACTCGTGCAGTTGCGGGCGGCGGCGACGGCCAAAAGTGCCTCGGCCACCACCGACGACGGCCGTGCGCACTGGCGTGCGATTGCCACCGCGATCGCACGCTACGCCGAGAAGGGAGAACTCCCCGTACTCACGCCGGCGCTGCGTCCGCCGCCGGGCGATCCGTTCGGCGAACCCACACCGTAG
- a CDS encoding RNA-binding S4 domain-containing protein: MSREQRGDGAQPAEPVRIDKWLFAARFFKSRSLAAEAIGGGKLQVNGDRAKPSREVKPGDTVWLRLGPYEHTVVVLIATEHRGPAKVAATLYEETADSKTARAKHAWTLKHAGPVIESGAGRPTKKDRRIIDKLRG, from the coding sequence ATGAGCCGCGAGCAACGAGGAGACGGAGCGCAGCCGGCGGAGCCGGTGCGGATAGACAAATGGCTGTTTGCCGCGCGGTTTTTCAAGAGCCGATCGCTGGCAGCCGAGGCGATTGGCGGCGGCAAGTTGCAGGTGAACGGGGACCGCGCCAAGCCGTCGCGCGAGGTAAAGCCGGGCGACACGGTGTGGCTGCGGCTGGGACCCTATGAACATACGGTGGTCGTGCTAATTGCGACGGAGCACCGAGGGCCCGCGAAAGTCGCTGCCACCTTGTACGAAGAAACCGCGGACTCCAAGACCGCCCGCGCCAAGCATGCGTGGACGCTCAAGCATGCCGGGCCGGTTATCGAAAGCGGTGCCGGTCGCCCGACCAAGAAAGACCGTCGCATTATCGACAAGCTCCGCGGCTGA
- a CDS encoding sterol desaturase family protein, with protein sequence MTSWILRISESKSNYWATYVTDLVLMTFFLAWDASRLNVGGVTMFALFVVGAIAWTPTEYAFHRWFYHDGMELTRNGHEKHHQDPTSTVAMPFFVTPLLFLPPQQLVANYYGAGGFSSFLAGWFFGFIAYSFMHHSLHHYKLPFAWYRHLQSQHRIHHAVPDKNFGVTMRYWDRVFGTEFKK encoded by the coding sequence ATGACCTCTTGGATCTTGCGGATCTCGGAATCGAAATCGAACTACTGGGCCACGTACGTCACGGATCTTGTGCTGATGACGTTTTTCCTCGCCTGGGACGCCTCGCGTCTTAACGTGGGCGGCGTCACGATGTTCGCGCTGTTCGTGGTTGGCGCCATCGCGTGGACGCCGACGGAGTACGCCTTCCATCGCTGGTTTTACCACGATGGGATGGAACTCACGCGCAACGGGCACGAGAAGCACCATCAGGATCCAACGTCGACCGTGGCGATGCCCTTCTTCGTAACGCCCCTCCTCTTTCTGCCGCCGCAGCAACTCGTGGCCAACTACTATGGCGCGGGCGGGTTCTCGTCGTTTCTTGCCGGCTGGTTCTTTGGCTTCATTGCCTACAGCTTCATGCATCATAGCCTGCACCACTACAAGCTCCCGTTCGCGTGGTACCGCCATCTGCAGTCGCAGCACCGGATTCACCACGCGGTGCCGGACAAGAACTTTGGCGTGACGATGCGCTACTGGGACCGGGTGTTCGGCACCGAGTTCAAGAAGTAA
- the infA gene encoding translation initiation factor IF-1 has protein sequence MAKEEAIELEGTVTEVLPSATFRVHLTNGHDVLATMAGKMRRFRIRVLQGDRVTVEVSPYDLSRGRITFRHKN, from the coding sequence ATGGCGAAAGAAGAAGCGATTGAACTCGAAGGCACGGTTACCGAAGTGCTCCCCAGCGCCACGTTCCGCGTCCACCTCACGAACGGACACGACGTCCTCGCGACGATGGCTGGCAAGATGCGGCGGTTTCGCATCCGCGTGCTGCAGGGGGATCGAGTTACGGTCGAAGTTTCGCCATATGATCTCTCGCGCGGTCGCATCACGTTCCGCCACAAGAACTGA
- a CDS encoding OsmC family protein: protein MDRKGSAVWRGTIREGQGTISTETGTLANAQYNFTSRFEHGAGTNPEELLGAAHAGCFSMAFSGQLTAAKLVPDKIETTATVTVERLEGGFAITRVHLAVDASVPGADRAQVEELAATAKAGCPVSKLFNTNITMALTLVV from the coding sequence ATGGATCGCAAAGGGAGCGCCGTATGGCGCGGGACCATTCGTGAAGGGCAGGGCACCATCTCCACCGAAACGGGGACGCTGGCCAATGCCCAGTACAACTTCACCAGCCGCTTCGAGCACGGGGCCGGCACTAATCCCGAGGAACTCCTCGGTGCCGCCCACGCGGGATGCTTCTCCATGGCGTTCTCCGGGCAGCTGACGGCCGCCAAGCTCGTCCCCGACAAGATCGAGACCACCGCGACCGTCACGGTGGAACGGCTGGAAGGCGGCTTTGCCATCACCCGCGTCCACCTCGCCGTCGACGCGTCGGTGCCTGGTGCCGACCGAGCCCAAGTCGAGGAACTGGCCGCTACCGCCAAGGCCGGATGCCCCGTATCCAAGCTGTTCAACACCAACATTACCATGGCGCTAACGCTGGTTGTCTGA
- a CDS encoding amidohydrolase: protein MSRKYIQVAACALLLLPPYALLSQQTGADDLDRRVGLVMPKVIEWRRDLHAHPELSTEEVRTAKMVAAQLRSLGMEVKEGVARTGVVGVLRGGKPGPVVALRADMDALPVTEEVDLPFKSTVRTMYNGQEVGVMHACGHDAHTSMLLGAATVLAGMKAQIAGTVVFLFQPAEEGGGVLGVGGTRNGAGGMIDAGAMDNPKVDAVFGIHVWPDEAGSLSYKPGGAMAASDALTITVHGKQTHGAQPWRGVDPVVVSAQIVTALQTITARQTDVTAAPAVVTVATIHGGVRGNIIPDSVVMTGTIRTFDAPMRKDIHMRITRIAEMVAQGSGATATVKIDMGTDVVFNDPALTQRMAPTIRRATSGTVRDGSVWMPSEDFALFQKKVPGVFYFLGVNKAGVKIEDAAANHSTRFFVNEDALPTGVKAYASLALDYLKGGK from the coding sequence ATGTCCCGAAAATATATCCAAGTCGCCGCCTGTGCCCTGCTCCTCCTGCCGCCGTACGCCCTGCTGTCGCAGCAGACCGGGGCTGACGATCTCGACCGTCGCGTCGGCTTGGTAATGCCCAAGGTGATTGAATGGCGGCGCGACCTCCACGCCCATCCCGAGCTGTCGACCGAGGAAGTGCGCACCGCCAAAATGGTGGCCGCACAGCTGCGTTCGCTTGGCATGGAGGTGAAGGAAGGGGTCGCCAGGACCGGCGTGGTTGGCGTGTTGCGCGGCGGTAAGCCGGGACCGGTGGTCGCGCTCCGCGCCGATATGGACGCGCTCCCCGTGACCGAAGAAGTGGACCTCCCTTTCAAGTCCACCGTGCGCACCATGTATAACGGACAAGAAGTGGGGGTGATGCACGCCTGCGGTCACGACGCCCACACCTCCATGCTCCTTGGCGCGGCGACGGTGCTCGCTGGCATGAAGGCGCAGATTGCAGGGACGGTTGTGTTCTTGTTCCAGCCGGCCGAAGAAGGGGGCGGCGTCCTCGGAGTCGGCGGTACACGCAACGGTGCCGGCGGCATGATTGACGCCGGCGCGATGGATAATCCGAAGGTGGATGCCGTGTTCGGCATTCACGTGTGGCCGGACGAAGCGGGCTCGCTCTCCTACAAGCCGGGCGGCGCGATGGCGGCGTCGGACGCCCTGACGATCACGGTGCACGGCAAGCAGACGCACGGTGCGCAACCGTGGCGCGGCGTGGATCCGGTGGTCGTGTCGGCGCAGATCGTGACGGCGTTGCAGACCATCACGGCGCGTCAAACGGACGTGACGGCAGCGCCTGCCGTCGTCACGGTGGCCACGATTCATGGCGGCGTGCGCGGCAACATCATCCCCGACAGCGTCGTGATGACGGGCACGATTCGCACCTTTGATGCGCCGATGCGCAAAGACATTCACATGCGCATCACGCGCATTGCCGAGATGGTGGCGCAGGGCTCAGGGGCCACGGCCACGGTGAAGATCGACATGGGCACCGACGTGGTGTTCAACGATCCCGCGCTCACCCAGCGTATGGCCCCCACGATTCGGCGCGCCACCAGCGGTACGGTGCGTGATGGATCCGTGTGGATGCCCTCGGAAGATTTTGCGCTCTTCCAAAAGAAAGTGCCGGGGGTGTTCTACTTCCTTGGGGTGAACAAAGCGGGCGTCAAAATCGAAGATGCGGCCGCGAATCACTCGACGCGATTCTTTGTCAACGAGGACGCGCTCCCGACGGGCGTCAAAGCGTATGCCTCGCTCGCGCTGGATTACTTGAAGGGCGGCAAATGA
- the pnuC gene encoding nicotinamide riboside transporter PnuC, which translates to MNWMEATAVAFGIVSVYLSVRQNIWSWPTAIVNVLLYVLVFRDAKLYADMGLQVVYFLLSVYGWYEWLHGGENRTQLKVSRATSRMAVTLTAVGLVSLAVLGTFLARSTDAALPYVDSATTSTSLVAQWMMTRKVMENWAVWMAVDVVYVAMFIYKSLYLTAGLYAVFFVLAAMGHREWKASWSADRAAETAAA; encoded by the coding sequence ATGAACTGGATGGAAGCGACGGCCGTCGCTTTCGGCATTGTGAGCGTGTACCTGAGCGTGCGCCAGAACATTTGGAGCTGGCCGACGGCCATCGTGAATGTGTTGTTGTATGTGCTCGTCTTTCGCGATGCCAAACTCTACGCCGACATGGGGCTGCAGGTGGTGTACTTCCTGCTCTCCGTGTACGGCTGGTACGAGTGGCTGCACGGCGGCGAGAACCGCACGCAGCTCAAAGTGTCACGCGCCACCTCGCGGATGGCAGTGACGCTTACCGCCGTTGGCCTCGTGAGTCTCGCCGTGCTCGGCACCTTCCTCGCGCGCTCCACCGATGCGGCCCTGCCCTATGTGGATTCGGCCACGACGAGCACCAGCCTCGTGGCCCAATGGATGATGACGCGCAAGGTGATGGAAAACTGGGCGGTGTGGATGGCGGTGGATGTGGTGTACGTGGCGATGTTCATCTACAAGTCGCTGTATCTCACCGCAGGGCTCTACGCGGTGTTCTTTGTGCTCGCGGCGATGGGGCACCGCGAGTGGAAGGCGTCGTGGTCGGCCGACCGCGCGGCGGAGACGGCGGCGGCGTGA
- a CDS encoding ATP-binding protein, with translation MTRRLVVTGPESTGKTTLAAQLAHRLGAPWLPETSRAYAEARAREGRALRAADAEPIARATMAAEDALFASAPPVAVLDTDLISTVLYARHYYGSAPDWMEREALARRGDLYLLCDVDLPWTSDGIRDRPTGRDAMHAQFVQTLAAFGCTVELVAGMGDARLAAALAAAAARASVFAGKAS, from the coding sequence GTGACGCGACGCCTCGTGGTGACGGGCCCTGAGAGCACCGGCAAGACGACGCTCGCCGCGCAGTTGGCGCACCGACTCGGCGCGCCCTGGCTGCCGGAGACCTCGCGGGCGTATGCCGAAGCGCGCGCGCGCGAAGGCCGTGCGCTCCGGGCTGCGGACGCCGAGCCAATTGCGCGGGCCACGATGGCCGCGGAGGATGCGCTGTTCGCGTCTGCGCCTCCGGTCGCGGTGCTCGACACCGACTTGATCAGCACGGTGCTGTACGCGAGGCACTACTATGGCAGCGCGCCAGACTGGATGGAGCGAGAGGCACTCGCGCGGCGCGGCGACCTGTATTTGCTCTGCGACGTGGACCTGCCCTGGACGTCCGACGGCATTCGCGACCGGCCTACTGGGCGCGACGCGATGCACGCGCAGTTTGTGCAGACGCTTGCGGCGTTTGGGTGCACCGTGGAGTTGGTGGCCGGCATGGGAGACGCACGATTGGCCGCCGCCCTCGCTGCGGCGGCGGCACGGGCGTCGGTGTTCGCGGGGAAAGCGTCGTGA